The following proteins come from a genomic window of Nicotiana tomentosiformis chromosome 12, ASM39032v3, whole genome shotgun sequence:
- the LOC104117782 gene encoding uncharacterized protein yields MSGVSLKCGDCGTLFKSVEEAQEHAEVSSHANFNESIEAVLNLVCTACGKPCRSKTESDLHTKRTGHTEFTDKTAEAVKPISLEAPKAKADDDEDMEEGGHDSGTEMVVPEVDQNLLSELETMGFPKARAIRALHFSGNASLEAAVNWVVEHESDPDIDETPLVPASAKKAEAPKPSLTPEEIKKKQEELRERARKKKEEEERQREREREKERIRIGKELLEAKRMEEENERKRIIALRKAEKAEEQRAREKIRQKLEEDKAERRRKLGLPAEDPAPPKPSTPVVEEKKITLPVRPATKAERMRECLRTLKQTHKDDEAKVKTAFNTLLTYAKNVATNPNEEKYRKIRLSNAAFQDRIGKLQGGIEFLEHCGFEKIEGGEFLYLPREKVDMAVLNTAGTELNNAIKNPFFGVL; encoded by the exons ATGTCAGGTGTATCACTGAAGTGTGGTGATTGTGGAACTCTCTTCAAATCTGTAGAAGAAGCACAGGAACACGCCGAAGTTTCTTCCCATGCTAACTTCAATGAGTCCATTGAAGCCGTCCTTAATCTCGTCTGCACCGCTTGTGGCAAGCCTTGTCGCTCCAAAACG GAGAGTGATCTTCACACCAAAAGAACTGGGCACACTGAGTTTACGGACAAGACAGCAGAGGCAGTGAAGCCAATCAGCTTGGAGGCGCCAAAGGCAAAGGCTGatgatgatgaagacatggaagAGGGTGGTCATGACAGTGGTACTG AAATGGTTGTTCCTGAAGTAGACCAAAATTTGCTATCAGAACTCGAGACAATGGGATTTCCCAAAGCTAGGGCTATCCGTGCACTCCACTTTTCTG GCAATGCCAGCTTGGAGGCTGCTGTAAATTGGGTTGTAGAGCATGAAAGTGAcccagacatagatgaaacaccACTG GTACCTGCCAGTGCCAAGAAAGCTGAGGCTCCAAAGCCTTCTCTTACTCCAGAggaaataaagaagaaacaaGAAGAGTTGAG GGAGCGTGCTCGTAAAAAGAAAGAAGAGGAAGAGAGACAAAgggaaagagagagagaaaag GAAAGAATTAGAATTGGTAAGGAACTCTTGGAAGCAAAACGGATGGAagaagagaatgaaagaaaacg TATAATAGCATTGCGCAAGGCCGAAAAAGCGGAAGAACAACGAGCTAGGGAGAAAATTCGTCAGAAACTGGAAGAAGATAAG GCCGAAAGAAGAAGGAAACTCGGTTTGCCAGCAGAAGATCCTGCTCCCCCCAAACCTTCTACACCTGTTGTGGAGGAAAAAAAG ATCACATTGCCTGTCAGACCAGCTACAAAGGCAGAGCGGATGAGGGAGTGCCTGAGAACACTTAAACAGACCCACAAG GATGATGAGGCCAAAGTCAAGACCGCTTTCAACACACTGCTAACTTATGCAAAGAATGTCGCAACAAATCCCAATGAGGAGAAATATCGCAAAATTAGGCTTAGCAATGCTGCTTTTCAG GATAGAATTGGCAAGCTGCAAGGAGGCATTGAGTTTCTTGAGCACTGTGGATTTGAGAAAATTGAAGGGGGTGAATTCTTGtacctgccaagagaaaaggtGGACATGGCAGTGCTTAATACTGCTGGAACTGAGTTGAACAATGCAATTAAAAATCCCTTCTTTGGAGTCCTTTAA